The DNA sequence AATCCATCTCCGATGCCGCCGCCACCGCCGCCGCCGCTATCGCTACAATCTCCGATGGCTCTTAAAACCAATTTTGTTTTTACTTCTCCACAAAAATCCGGATGAGTCGCTTTGATGTAAATAGTGTTATTTAATCTCAACATACAATTATCCGGATTTACAATTTCGTTGCTGTAATAGGAATCTTTATAGTATTTCCATTTTACGGTAGTATGTGAAGGATTGATCGGAGAATTTGTTAGTAAGTTAGAGTTATATTTAGTTAGATCCAACATCACGGATTGACCTTCTCTAACATTGCAAATTTCAGCTAAATACTCTTCTAACTCTAATTTTTTAACCAATTTTACAGTAAATGCGATTAAGGTATAACACGACTTATCCCTTATGGATTTATTCCATGCTTTAAGGTAAAACTTTACGCTATCATCGTCAGTTCCTGATAAATCAATCGGGTAATTACGTATAACAACATCGGGCAATTCTCTCATCTGATCATCCAGTATTATATACTCTGTAGTCCGTTTATTTATTCCGTAATTAAAATTATTCAGGTTCACATTCTCTATGTCGTCATTTCCTTCATCGCAAACAATGAATTGCTGGTTATCTTTTAAATCAGGCCTCTTATTTAATTTAAGATTTATCTCTGTAGAAACAAAACAAACTCCGCTTTTCAATACTTTTACATAGACCGTCATATCATCAGAAAAAGTAAAGGATTTTGCTTCTTCATCTGAAATCTGATTAGTTAAATTTTTATACCTGTAATAGGTAAATTTTAAAGTTGGATCCGGGTTTATCAGTTGCTGATATGAGGTTAAATCAACTGTATAACTTTCTCCTTTATTAATACAAAAAGGTGGGGGTGATTGTTTTACTGCCGTAGGATATTCTTTGCTAAACTTCACCTGTAGGGTATCCGTAAGTGAAAAACTATTACATCCATTATAAGTAACCTTTGCTATAAAGTAATTGTTGGTGGTGGATTTGACTACCCAAGTATCACCCCAATTACTTGGACTTGAAGAATTTCCTTCATACCAAGTAACAGAAATATCCGTATTTCCATTCGGTGTAAATCTCCATGCTTCTTTTTTTGCTTCCCAATCTCCCCTATTTCTTCCCGGGGGAGAAACTCCAATGTATCCATTGGAATTGATGATCCCTATTAAAGCGTTTTTATCTTTAGTGGTCCTGGGGTTTTTACTTTTATTTCCAACATATATATCTATGATATTAAAAGTTTCATACAAAACAATTTGTGAAGATGAATAAATCCGATCCGGTCCGTATTGTTTTAAATTATCAAAATTAATAATGAATTTTCTATAGGGAGCTTTCCCTTCATAAGCAACTTTTACCTTGCTCGGTGTGGTATTATTCATGTCGTGATAAACACCAAATATTGAATTTTTAGGTAATCCGGAATTTGGATTATTACCTGAAATAATATACGGGCATTCTTTATTTTTTTGCGACAGGTCAAAGCTGACTACTCCATTATCACTGACAATAATTTGATTATAACTTTTTCCATAAAAACAAAAATTAAAACCTATATCGATGATATCGTTACCAAAAACATCATCGTTTTTACCATTGGAGTTACCGGTTGATACCGGAGTACCCTTGGTAAAATCTACATTTGAAGGATATTGAATGGAAGAAACTTCATATTTATTGGTTTGTTTGATTATAGGATAATCTACACTTAGTTTAATGTTTTTATTTCTAAAAAACTTATAATCACAGTCAACATACACAGTATCTGAATTTCCATTATGATCTTTGATCGAGATCTTGGGTTCTTTAAAATCCTGTGAAAAAATTTTACCAATAAAAAATATTAAAATAACGAACGAATAAAGGTTTTTCATTTTTTAATTTTATTTATATTATTTAACTAAATAATACCCTATTAAATCAGATTTTATGATAAATACGGATAATGAATGGATAAAGATATTAATTCTTATTTTTTTTTACTACTATTAGAGCAATAATTATATAATTTAAAAGTTTTGAAGTGTTTTATATTTATATATACTTTTTATTTTATGTGATAAAAATATAGTATATGTATTTTAAAAAATTAAAATAATTATATAATCTATAATAGAACCTATATTTTTATCCAAAGATCTTTTATTAACCTTTTAATCAATTTAATCAATCATAGATAATTGTATTCTCTTTCGTTCCTTATCTATATCGATTATTTTTACTTCTACATGTTGATGAAGATGCACGACTGTGCTAATGTCTGTTATGAAATCATTGCATACTTTAGAAAGATGAACTAATCCATTCTCTTTAATTCCTATATCTACAAAACAACCGAAATTAGTGATATTATTGATTATTCCGGGAACTTTCATTCCAGGTTTTAAATCATCGATGGTTTTTAAAGAAGGATCGAAAGTAAACATTTTTACTTGTGTTCTTGGGTCTAGACCGGGTTTTTCCAATTCTTTACAAATATCTTCCAAAGTTAAAATCCCTACTTCTTCGTTTACGTAATTGTTTAAATTTATTTTTTGAATTAGTTCTTTATTTCGGATTAAATCTCCCAATTTTACTCCTAAATCTTTCGCCATTTTCATAACTAGTGAATAGCTTTCGGGATGAACAGCGGAATTGTCTAAAGGATTTTCAGATGTCGGAATTCTTAAGAATCCGGATGCTTGTTGAAATACTTTTTCACCAAGTCTGGGAACTTTTTTCAGATCTTGTCTGGTTGAAAATGCTCCCATTTCCGAACGGTACTGAACAATATTTTCTGCCATCTTTTCTCCTATCCCCGAAACATAAGACAATAAGGATTTACTGGCTGTATTAAGGTTAACCCCTACACTGTTTACGCAAGATATAACAACTGCATCCAGTTCTTTTTTCAATAATGATTGATCTACATCGTGTTGATATTGTCCCACTCCTATGGCTTTAGGTTCTATTTTTACCAATTCGGCAAGTGGATCTGACAACCTTCTTCCTATGGAAACTGCTCCTCTTACCGTAACGTCATAGGATGGAAATTCTTCCCGAGCCAATTTAGATGCAGAATATACGGACGCCCCGGCTTCATTTACTACAAAAACTTTTAGGGTACGATCAAAAGCTATGGATTGTATTAATCGTTCTGTTTCTCGGGAGGCTGTACCATTACCTATGGATATGGCTTCAATTTTATAGGCATTAATTAAAGATTTAATTTTTTTTATTGATTCTTTGGTTTCTTTTTGGGGAGGATGAGGATATATGGTATCATTGTGTAATAAATTACCATTTTCATCTAAACAAACCAACTTACAACCTGATTTATATCCGGGATCAATTGCCAGTATCCTTTTTTCCCCCAAAGGAGATTGCAGTAATAATTGTTTTAAATTGGATGAAAACACTTGAATGGCTATTTGGTCGGCTGACTCTTTGGCTTTCTGGAAAACTTCATTACTTAGCGCCGGTTCTAATAAGCGTGAAAAAGAATCTTTTATTGCTAAAAGTAGTTGATCTTTAATTATTTTTTCATGAGTTTTAATTATATATTTGCTTATTATATGTAAGGCTTCCTCTGAGTCAACTTTAACTTTAACGCGTAGAATTCCTTCCTTTTCCCCTCGTAAGATTGCTAAAAACCGATGTGATGGCGAACGTTTTAAATTTTCAGAAAATTCAAAATAATTTGAAAATTTTTGTGCTTCTTTTTCCTCCTCTTTTCCTTTAATCAGCTTAGATTCCAATACGGCATTTTGTTGAAAAAAACGTCTTAAATTTGAACGTACATAATTATTTTCGTTAATCCATTCCGCAATAATATATCCGGCACCTTGAAGAGCATCATCTACTGACAATACCTCATCTGAGGTGTATTTTGAAGCTAATAGGGTTAAATCTGAAATCGGTTTTTGCGCCATTAAGATTTTTGCTAAAGGTTCTAAACCGTTTTCAATTGCAACAGACGCCTTTGTTTTTCTTTTCTTTTTATAGGGTAAGTAATAATCTTCTAAAAGAGTAAGTTCGAAACAATTTTCTATTTTTTTCTTAAATTCTTCGGTTAATGCTCCTTGTTCGTCAATACTTTTTAAAATAAATTCCTTACGTTTTTGAATTTCTTCAAAATCTGTTTTTAACTTAGATATATTGAATAATTGAACTTCATCCAGATTTCCGGTCATTTCCTTTCTATAACGGGCAATAAAGGGTATGGTATGATCTTCGTTTAATAATTTTACCGTATTTTCTATGCTTTTTTGAGAGATATCAATTCGTTTCTGAATGAAGGAAATCATATTTATAGTAATTATTTTATATTTAAGTAGTGTAGGTTCGTTTTTTATTTTATAAAAATAGGTAATATAAATTAATTGTCGAATCAAAAATAACTTGCTTTCAAAATAAATTATAATTTATATTAATAGCATTCCAATTAAATTTTATCTTTACCATCTGATCTTTATAAATTTTGTTTAATGACTTTAAAAAGTCTTCTTCTTACTCTTAAACCCTTATTTTTGTTGTAATAAAAGCAAATGTCTATTATAAAATAGAGTCTTATATTATTAAAACTTATATTTTTGTATATCTATTAATACCCATGACAAACTTAATACAAAAGTATTTTCCGGAGATAACTGAAAAACAATTGCATAGTTTCGAAAAACTCCCTGATTTGTATTCAAATTGGAATGAAAAAATCAATGTTATATCAAGGAAAGATATAGATTCTTTACTTGAAAAACATGTCCTTCATTCTTTGGGAATAGCAAAAGTAATGCAGTTCGCTCCTTCGACCAAAGTTTTGGATATTGGTACAGGTGGCGGATTTCCGGGGATACCTTTAGCTATACTTTTTCCGGAATCTCAATTTACTTTGGCCGACTCCATTGGAAAAAAAATTAGGGTTGTTAATGAAATTGCACAAGAATTACAGTTAGAAAATGTCATTGGTATTCATACACGAGCCGAAAAAATTAAAGAGAAATTTGATTTTGTAGTAAGCCGAGCGGTTACCCAAATGCCTGTTTTTATGTCTTGGGTTAAAGGAAAATTTACATCTAAGAATATCAATAGTTTACAAAATGGCGTTTTATATTTAAAAGGAGGAGATCTAACTGAAGAATTGAAAAATTTTCCCGAGGCTACACTCTATGAGTTAAAAGATTATTTTGAAGAGGAATTTTTTAAAACTAAAAAAGTCGTTTATATTAAAAATATGCACTAAAGTTATGCGAAAAAAAATCCAATGGCTTATCCCATTATTAGGAGCAAATTTATTTGTGAATGCTCAATTATCTGAAATTTATTATAACAATTACCAGATAAGCAACGCAAAGGAATTATATGAAAATGAAGCCTATAGAGGAACTCAATATATAATTAATGATTTAATTAACTTTTCTAATCTGAGATCTTATCAATTGGAAATTGCCAATTTTTACGATGCTCTGATAAGCCTCATCTTACAAGATGAAGAAGCAGAAAAGAAATTTGATGCTTTTACCAATAAATATCCGCAAAGCGTATTAACTGAA is a window from the Apibacter sp. B3706 genome containing:
- a CDS encoding Tex family protein — translated: MISFIQKRIDISQKSIENTVKLLNEDHTIPFIARYRKEMTGNLDEVQLFNISKLKTDFEEIQKRKEFILKSIDEQGALTEEFKKKIENCFELTLLEDYYLPYKKKRKTKASVAIENGLEPLAKILMAQKPISDLTLLASKYTSDEVLSVDDALQGAGYIIAEWINENNYVRSNLRRFFQQNAVLESKLIKGKEEEKEAQKFSNYFEFSENLKRSPSHRFLAILRGEKEGILRVKVKVDSEEALHIISKYIIKTHEKIIKDQLLLAIKDSFSRLLEPALSNEVFQKAKESADQIAIQVFSSNLKQLLLQSPLGEKRILAIDPGYKSGCKLVCLDENGNLLHNDTIYPHPPQKETKESIKKIKSLINAYKIEAISIGNGTASRETERLIQSIAFDRTLKVFVVNEAGASVYSASKLAREEFPSYDVTVRGAVSIGRRLSDPLAELVKIEPKAIGVGQYQHDVDQSLLKKELDAVVISCVNSVGVNLNTASKSLLSYVSGIGEKMAENIVQYRSEMGAFSTRQDLKKVPRLGEKVFQQASGFLRIPTSENPLDNSAVHPESYSLVMKMAKDLGVKLGDLIRNKELIQKINLNNYVNEEVGILTLEDICKELEKPGLDPRTQVKMFTFDPSLKTIDDLKPGMKVPGIINNITNFGCFVDIGIKENGLVHLSKVCNDFITDISTVVHLHQHVEVKIIDIDKERKRIQLSMID
- the rsmG gene encoding 16S rRNA (guanine(527)-N(7))-methyltransferase RsmG, which encodes MTNLIQKYFPEITEKQLHSFEKLPDLYSNWNEKINVISRKDIDSLLEKHVLHSLGIAKVMQFAPSTKVLDIGTGGGFPGIPLAILFPESQFTLADSIGKKIRVVNEIAQELQLENVIGIHTRAEKIKEKFDFVVSRAVTQMPVFMSWVKGKFTSKNINSLQNGVLYLKGGDLTEELKNFPEATLYELKDYFEEEFFKTKKVVYIKNMH